From Pulveribacter suum, a single genomic window includes:
- a CDS encoding efflux RND transporter permease subunit, with product MNVSRLFIQRPVATALFMLAIVLAGLVGLRFLPVAALPQVDYPTIQVQTLYPGGSPDVMSRTVTAPLERQFGQMPGLARMGSVSSAGVSLITLQFNLSLSMDSAEQQVQAAMNAAGSLLPADLPAPPVYAKINPADAPILQLAITSDSLPLTEVQNMVNTRLALKISQIDGVGLVTLAGGQRPAVRVQGNLQALASMGLSLDALSSAISAGNSSSAKGSFDGPARQYSINANDQLLSVADYRELIVAYVSGAPVRLKDVAEVVDGSENSRLGAWTGIKNDSYSRKLGGGQGLISSENTTPLTPAIILNVQRQPGANVIATVDAIKRQLPQLREALPSSVQVAVLTDRTLGIRASVEHVEVELILAVAMVVLVIFAFLHSLRATVIASIAVPVSLIGTLAFMYLMGYSLNNLTLMALTIATGFVVDDAIVMIENIARHREMRAGAAGPGGVADTGDVSAQGHVGAADVSRSQNGPRHREMRAGAAGPGGAAGTGDVSAQGHVGAADVSRSQNDPATKSPLQAALDGAGEIGFTIISLTVSLIAVLIPLLFMQEVIGRLFREFAVTLAITILFSAVVSLTLVPMMSARWLGPLHASQGRFARWMQARMDWMLGHYDRGLHWVLAHQPLTLAVAVLTLLLTALLYVVIPKDLFPTQSTGQLQGQVQAAADVSFARMSALQGQVAQLVLADEAVQSVSSVVGVDAANNSALSTGRLVINLRPQPLFGDSQAAVMQRLREQVASRVAGATLYLQPTQDLTIDSDTGPTQYRFDLEGVDTAQVNQWARRLVQRLGQVSEVRHATTTAGDTGPAAMVRVDRDTAARLGVTASSLDNTLYNAFGQRIVSTIFTETNQYRVILEAAQSDAASLRALRELPVRTSSGGTTPLESFARVVEEETPLTVHRVGQYPAATVGFDTAPGVSLGAAVQAVRAAAQAEGLPAAITLRFTGASGAYQNSLSNQLWLILAAVVCVYIVLGVLYESYVHPLTILSTLPSAGVGALLALWLSGHALDVVGIIGLVLLIGIVKKNAIMMIDFAIDAERGQGMAPRDAIHQAALLRFRPILMTTLAALAAAVPLMLSWGDGAELRRPLGLAIFGGLVLSQLLTLFTTPVIYLWFDRLGRRLGGEGRREGAP from the coding sequence ATGAACGTCTCGCGTCTGTTCATCCAGCGGCCGGTGGCGACCGCGCTATTCATGCTGGCCATCGTGCTGGCCGGTCTGGTGGGGCTGCGCTTTCTGCCCGTGGCGGCGCTGCCGCAGGTGGACTACCCCACCATCCAGGTGCAGACGCTGTACCCCGGCGGCAGCCCGGACGTGATGAGCCGCACCGTCACGGCGCCGCTGGAGCGCCAGTTCGGCCAGATGCCGGGCCTGGCGCGCATGGGCAGCGTCAGCAGCGCCGGCGTGTCGCTGATCACGCTGCAGTTCAACCTCAGCCTGTCCATGGACTCGGCCGAGCAGCAGGTGCAGGCGGCCATGAACGCCGCCGGCTCGCTGCTGCCGGCCGACCTGCCGGCGCCGCCGGTGTACGCCAAGATCAACCCGGCCGACGCGCCCATCCTGCAGCTGGCCATCACCTCGGACAGCCTGCCGCTGACCGAGGTGCAGAACATGGTCAACACCCGGCTGGCGCTGAAGATCAGCCAGATCGACGGCGTGGGCCTGGTCACGCTGGCCGGCGGCCAGCGCCCCGCCGTGCGCGTGCAGGGCAACCTGCAGGCGCTGGCCAGCATGGGCCTGTCGCTGGACGCCCTCAGCAGCGCCATCAGCGCGGGCAACTCCAGCTCGGCCAAGGGCAGCTTCGACGGGCCGGCGCGCCAGTACAGCATCAACGCCAACGACCAGCTGCTGTCGGTTGCGGACTATCGCGAGCTGATCGTGGCCTACGTCAGCGGCGCGCCGGTGCGCCTGAAAGACGTGGCCGAGGTGGTGGACGGCTCCGAGAACAGCCGCCTGGGTGCCTGGACAGGCATCAAAAACGATAGCTACTCCCGCAAGCTGGGCGGGGGCCAGGGGCTGATTTCATCTGAAAACACCACCCCGCTCACGCCCGCCATCATCCTGAACGTGCAGCGCCAGCCCGGCGCCAACGTGATCGCCACGGTGGACGCCATCAAGCGCCAGCTGCCCCAGCTGCGCGAGGCCCTGCCGAGCAGCGTGCAGGTGGCGGTGCTGACTGACCGCACGCTGGGCATCCGCGCCTCGGTGGAGCACGTGGAGGTCGAGCTGATCCTGGCCGTGGCCATGGTGGTGCTGGTCATCTTCGCCTTCCTGCACAGCCTGCGCGCCACGGTGATCGCCAGCATCGCGGTGCCGGTGTCGCTGATCGGCACGCTGGCGTTCATGTACCTGATGGGGTATTCGCTGAACAACCTGACGCTGATGGCGCTGACGATTGCGACCGGGTTCGTGGTGGATGACGCGATCGTGATGATTGAAAACATCGCCCGGCATCGCGAGATGCGGGCCGGCGCAGCCGGCCCTGGCGGCGTAGCCGACACGGGCGATGTTTCGGCGCAGGGTCATGTCGGCGCAGCCGACGTGAGCCGAAGCCAAAATGGGCCACGGCATCGCGAGATGCGGGCCGGCGCAGCCGGCCCTGGCGGCGCAGCGGGCACGGGCGATGTTTCGGCGCAGGGTCATGTCGGCGCAGCCGACGTGAGCCGAAGCCAAAACGACCCTGCCACCAAATCCCCCCTGCAAGCCGCCCTCGACGGCGCCGGCGAGATCGGCTTCACCATCATCTCGCTCACCGTCTCGCTGATCGCCGTGCTGATCCCGCTGCTCTTCATGCAGGAAGTCATCGGCCGGCTGTTTCGCGAATTTGCCGTCACGCTGGCCATCACCATCCTGTTCTCGGCCGTGGTCTCGCTGACCCTGGTGCCCATGATGTCGGCGCGCTGGCTGGGCCCGCTGCATGCATCGCAGGGCCGGTTTGCCCGCTGGATGCAGGCGCGCATGGACTGGATGCTCGGCCACTACGACCGCGGCCTGCACTGGGTGCTGGCGCACCAGCCGCTGACGCTGGCCGTGGCGGTGCTGACGCTGCTGCTCACGGCGCTGCTGTACGTGGTCATCCCCAAGGACTTGTTCCCCACCCAGAGCACGGGCCAGCTGCAGGGCCAGGTGCAGGCGGCGGCGGACGTGTCGTTCGCCCGCATGTCGGCGCTGCAGGGCCAGGTGGCGCAGCTGGTGCTGGCCGACGAGGCCGTGCAGTCGGTCAGCTCCGTGGTGGGGGTGGACGCGGCCAACAACAGCGCCCTGTCCACTGGCCGGCTGGTCATCAACCTGCGGCCGCAGCCGCTGTTTGGCGACTCGCAGGCGGCCGTCATGCAGCGCCTGCGCGAGCAGGTGGCTAGCCGCGTGGCCGGCGCCACGCTGTACCTGCAGCCCACGCAGGATTTGACGATCGATTCCGACACCGGCCCCACCCAGTACCGCTTCGACCTGGAGGGCGTGGACACGGCCCAGGTCAACCAGTGGGCGCGGCGCCTGGTGCAGCGCCTGGGGCAGGTGAGCGAGGTGCGCCACGCCACCACCACCGCCGGCGACACCGGCCCGGCCGCCATGGTGCGGGTGGACCGCGACACCGCCGCGCGCTTAGGGGTCACGGCCAGCAGCCTGGACAACACGCTGTACAACGCCTTTGGCCAGCGCATCGTCTCCACCATCTTCACCGAGACCAACCAGTACCGGGTGATCCTGGAGGCTGCGCAAAGCGACGCCGCCAGCCTGCGCGCCCTGCGCGAGCTGCCGGTGCGCACCAGCAGCGGCGGCACCACGCCGCTCGAATCATTCGCCCGGGTGGTGGAGGAGGAAACGCCGCTCACCGTGCACCGGGTGGGCCAGTACCCGGCCGCCACGGTGGGTTTTGACACGGCGCCGGGCGTGAGCCTGGGCGCGGCCGTGCAGGCGGTGCGCGCGGCGGCGCAGGCCGAAGGGCTGCCGGCGGCCATCACGCTGCGCTTCACGGGCGCCTCGGGCGCCTACCAGAACTCGCTGTCCAACCAGCTGTGGCTGATCCTGGCGGCGGTGGTGTGCGTCTATATCGTGCTGGGCGTGCTGTACGAGAGCTACGTGCATCCGCTGACCATTTTGTCCACGCTGCCTTCGGCCGGGGTGGGGGCGCTGCTGGCGCTGTGGCTGTCCGGCCATGCGCTGGACGTGGTGGGCATCATCGGTCTGGTGCTGCTCATCGGCATCGTGAAGAAGAACGCCATCATGATGATCGACTTCGCCATCGACGCCGAGCGCGGGCAGGGCATGGCGCCGCGCGACGCCATCCACCAGGCGGCGCTCTTGCGCTTTCGGCCCATCCTGATGACCACGCTGGCGGCGCTGGCTGCCGCCGTGCCTTTGATGCTCAGCTGGGGCGACGGGGCCGAGCTGCGCCGCCCGCTGGGGCTGGCGATCTTTGGCGGACTGGTGCTGTCGCAGCTGCTCACCCTGTTCACCACGCCGGTCATCTACCTGTGGTTTGACCGGCTGGGCCGGCGCCTGGGGGGCGAGGGCCGGCGCGAGGGGGCGCCGTGA